Proteins encoded together in one Anoxybacillus flavithermus window:
- the dnaK gene encoding molecular chaperone DnaK, which yields MSKIIGIDLGTTNSCVAVLEGGEPKVIPNPEGGRTTPSVVAFKNGERLVGEVAKRQAITNPNTIISIKRHMGTDYKVQIEGKEYTPQQISAMILQYLKSYAEAYLGEPVTRAVITVPAYFNDAQRQATKDAGRIAGLEVERIINEPTAAALAYGLDKMDEDQTILVYDLGGGTFDVSILELGDGVFEVKATAGDNHLGGDDFDQVIIDYLVEEFKKEHGIDLSKDKMALQRLKDAAEKAKKELSGVMQTQISLPFISANENGPLHLEMTLTRAKFEELSAHLVERTMGPVRQALKDAGLTPADIDKVILVGGSTRIPAVQEAIKKEIGKEPHKGVNPDEVVAIGAAIQGGVIAGDVKDVVLLDVTPLSLGIETMGGVFTKLIERNTTIPTSKSQIFTTAADNQTAVDIHVLQGERPMAADNKTLGRFQLTDIPPAPRGVPQIEVTFDIDANGIVHVRAKDLGTNKEQSITIKSSSGLSEEEIQRMIKEAEENAEADRKRKEEVELRNEADHLIFTTEKTLKELEGKVDEADVKKAQEAKDTLKAALEGKDIEDIRAKKNALQEVVQQLSIKLYEQAAKQAQAQQSEGKKDDNVVDAEFEEVKEDK from the coding sequence ATGAGCAAAATTATCGGTATTGACTTAGGTACAACAAACTCTTGCGTTGCTGTATTAGAAGGCGGTGAACCAAAAGTTATTCCAAACCCAGAGGGAGGTCGTACGACACCATCTGTCGTTGCGTTTAAAAACGGTGAGCGTTTAGTTGGTGAAGTCGCAAAGCGTCAAGCGATTACAAACCCAAATACAATCATTTCAATTAAACGACATATGGGTACAGATTATAAAGTGCAAATCGAAGGAAAAGAATATACGCCACAACAAATTTCTGCGATGATTTTACAATACTTAAAATCATACGCAGAAGCGTATTTAGGTGAACCGGTTACACGTGCCGTTATTACTGTTCCGGCTTATTTTAACGATGCGCAACGTCAAGCAACAAAAGATGCGGGCCGCATCGCAGGCTTAGAAGTCGAGCGTATCATTAACGAGCCGACAGCGGCAGCATTAGCGTACGGATTAGATAAAATGGATGAAGATCAAACGATTCTCGTATACGACCTTGGTGGCGGTACGTTTGACGTCTCCATTCTTGAGCTAGGTGACGGTGTATTCGAAGTAAAAGCTACTGCTGGTGACAACCATCTTGGTGGTGACGATTTTGACCAAGTTATCATCGACTATTTAGTTGAAGAATTTAAAAAAGAACACGGCATCGATTTATCGAAAGACAAAATGGCATTGCAGCGCTTAAAAGATGCAGCGGAAAAAGCGAAAAAAGAACTTTCTGGCGTGATGCAAACGCAAATTTCATTGCCTTTTATTAGCGCAAACGAAAACGGTCCACTTCACTTAGAAATGACGTTGACGCGCGCAAAATTTGAAGAATTATCTGCACACTTAGTTGAACGCACGATGGGTCCTGTTCGTCAAGCGCTAAAAGACGCTGGATTGACGCCTGCGGACATCGATAAAGTTATTCTTGTCGGTGGTTCAACGCGCATTCCAGCTGTTCAAGAAGCAATTAAAAAAGAAATCGGAAAAGAGCCGCATAAAGGCGTAAACCCAGATGAAGTCGTTGCGATTGGTGCAGCGATCCAAGGTGGCGTCATTGCTGGTGACGTGAAAGACGTTGTGTTGTTAGACGTGACACCACTTTCACTCGGTATCGAAACGATGGGTGGCGTCTTTACAAAATTAATTGAACGTAACACGACAATTCCAACAAGCAAATCGCAAATTTTCACAACGGCAGCGGACAATCAAACAGCGGTAGACATTCACGTTTTACAAGGTGAACGCCCAATGGCTGCCGACAACAAAACGCTCGGTCGCTTCCAATTGACAGACATTCCACCAGCTCCGCGCGGTGTGCCGCAAATTGAAGTAACGTTTGACATTGATGCAAACGGTATTGTACACGTGCGTGCGAAAGATTTAGGTACAAATAAAGAACAATCGATTACAATTAAATCTTCTTCTGGCTTATCTGAAGAAGAAATTCAACGCATGATTAAAGAAGCAGAAGAAAATGCAGAAGCAGACCGGAAGCGGAAAGAAGAAGTGGAACTTCGCAATGAAGCAGATCATCTCATTTTCACAACAGAAAAAACATTAAAAGAATTGGAAGGAAAAGTAGACGAAGCGGATGTGAAGAAAGCGCAAGAAGCAAAAGATACGTTAAAAGCAGCGCTTGAAGGAAAAGATATTGAAGACATTCGTGCGAAGAAAAATGCGCTACAAGAAGTTGTCCAACAGCTTTCAATTAAGCTATACGAGCAAGCAGCTAAACAAGCGCAAGCTCAACAAAGCGAAGGCAAAAAAGACGATAACGTCGTCGATGCAGAATTTGAAGAAGTGAAAGAAGATAAGTAA